Proteins found in one Oryza glaberrima chromosome 4, OglaRS2, whole genome shotgun sequence genomic segment:
- the LOC127772136 gene encoding protein RGF1 INDUCIBLE TRANSCRIPTION FACTOR 1-like — MAIDDESPLRINTTRGGAMGGGGECDGAENQRWPPWLKPLLATSFFGQCKLHADSHKSECNMYCLDCMNGALCSQCLSYHRDHHAIQIRRSSYHDVIRVSEIQKVLDITGVQTYIINSARVVFLNERPQPRPGKGVTNTCEVCERSLLDTFRFCSLGCKIVGTSGDYRGRKRHAGGGIKKTKKLHKGAAAVPSDSDDSSTTTSGGSDKSSVVQSFTPSTPPATANSYRTGKRRKGVPHRSPFGSLMVEF, encoded by the exons ATGGCAATAGACGATGAATCGCCGCTCAGAATCAATACCACCAGAGGCGGCGCCATG ggaggaggaggggagtgCGACGGGGCGGAGAACCAGCGGTGGCCGCCATGGCTGAAGCCGCTGCTGGCGACGAGCTTCTTCGGCCAATGCAAGCTGCACGCGGACTCGCACAAGAGCGAGTGCAACATGTACTGCCTCGACTGCATGAACGGCGCGCTCTGCTCGCAGTGCCTCTCCTACCACCGCGACCACCACGCCATCCAG ATACGGAGGTCCTCCTACCACGACGTGATCCGGGTGTCGGAGATACAGAAAGTGCTGGACATCACCGGCGTGCAGACGTACATCATCAACAGCGCGCGCGTCGTGTTCCTCAACGAGCGCCCCCAGCCGAGGCCCGGCAAGGGCGTCACCAACACCTGCGAGGTCTGCGAGCGCAGCCTGCTCGACACCTTCCGCTTCTGCTCCCTCGGCTGCAAG ATCGTCGGCACCTCCGGCGACTACCGCGGCCGGAAgaggcacgccggcggcggcatcaaGAAGACGAAGAAGCTGCAcaagggcgcggcggcggtgccgtcGGACTCGGACGACTCCTCCACGACCACAAGCGGCGGGAGCGACAAGAGCAGCGTGGTGCAGAGCTTCACCCCGTCCACGCCTCCGGCGACCGCCAACAGCTACCGCACCGGCAAGCGTCGCAAGGGCGTCCCGCACCGGTCGCCGTTCGGCAGCCTCATGGTGGAGTTCTAA
- the LOC127769699 gene encoding 31 kDa ribonucleoprotein, chloroplastic isoform X2 — protein sequence MAALSLARSPPHHHHAAAALALPAPRIPRLAPLLRTPRRPHPLIGIRRLPAAAVAASSPPEAQAVEDGEEEEEEGGEKRRKLYVANIPWSFPAPEIEKLFAQCGAVKDVEVIKGKDGKKKGFAFVTMATAEEAAAAVEKLNSLDVMGRTIRVEFSKSFRKPAPPPPPGTILERHKLYVSNLPWKARAPNMKEFFSKFNPLSAKVVFDSPSGKSAGYGFVSFGTKEEAEAALTELDGKELMGRPVRLRWRQSVDDLDDSVKADGEIEDVNVDGEAEGVTDNGTKDHGEDKQE from the exons ATGGCGGCGCTCTCCCTCGCGCGAAgccccccccaccaccaccacgcagcggcggcgctcgcgctcCCGGCCCCGCGCATTCCCCGGCtcgcgccgctcctccgcaCCCCTCGCCGCCCCCACCCGCTCATCGGCATCCGCCGCCTCCCGGCCGCCGCGGTCgcggcctcctcgcctcccgaGGCGCAGGCGGTCGAggatggtgaggaggaggaggaggaggggggagagaagCGGCGGAAGCTGTACGTGGCCAACATCCCCTGGTCCTTCCCCGCGCCGGAGATCGAGAAGCTCTTCGCGCAGTGCGGCGCCGTCAAGGACGTCGAG gTGATCAAGGGGAAGGATGGGAAGAAGAAGGGGTTCGCGTTCGTCACGATGGcaacggcggaggaggccgccgctgctgtggAGAAGCTCAACTCCCTC GATGTCATGGGAAGGACCATCAGGGTGGAGTTTTCAAAGAGTTTCAGAaaacctgctcctcctcctcctccgggcaCAATTTTGGAGAGGCACAAACTTTATGTGTCCAATCTCCCATGGAAAGCAAGGGCTCCCAATATGAAGgagtttttctcaaaatttaatCCACTTTCTGCTAAGGTGGTCTTTGATAGCCCATCAGGAAAATCAGCTGGTTAtggttttgtttcttttggGACAAAAGAGGAAGCCGAAGCTGCTCTCACTGAACTCGATGGGAAG GAGCTTATGGGAAGACCTGTTCGTTTGAGATGGCGACAAAGTGTAGATGATTTGGATGACAGTGTAAAGGCTGATGGTGAAATTGAAGATGTAAATGTTGATGGCGAGGCTGAAGGTGTCACTGATAATGGTACTAAGGATCATGGTGAAGATAAACAGGAATAG
- the LOC127771466 gene encoding uncharacterized protein LOC127771466 encodes MAGDEWRCRKHPAPPCGGVCPYCLRDRLLRLCPECAHARPCPCAASSSSPSSSSSSAASGSAAVVGRVYSLIERERRMGLRSRSVAAGGGGGGRGIVVRDERPKSRAFGWVSFRKATSDRVVEVDDGAALARSSSVSATAVETRAPPKSRGWGRFIPGSIKALRHRKSRAAGDCREGVR; translated from the coding sequence atggccggcgacgagtgGCGCTGCCGGAAGCACCCGGCGCCGCCCTGCGGCGGCGTGTGCCCGTACTGCCTCCGCGACCGCCTGCTCCGGCTCTGCCCCGAGTGCGCGCACGCGCGGCCCTGCCCCTGCgccgcgtcgtcctcgtccccgtcctcctcgtcctcctccgccgcctccggcagCGCCGCGGTGGTCGGGAGGGTGTACAGCCTCATCGAGCGGGAGCGGCGGATGGGACTGCGGTCCCGATCcgtcgccgcgggcggcggcggcggcggccgcggcatcGTCGTCAGGGACGAGAGGCCCAAGTCGAGGGCGTTTGGGTGGGTGTCGTTCCGGAAGGCGACGTCGGACAGGGTCGTGGAGGTGGACGACGGGGCGGCATTGGCGCGGTCGAGCTCGGTGTCGGCGACGGCCGTGGAGACGAGGGCGCCGCCCAAGTCGAGAGGGTGGGGGCGGTTCATCCCGGGCTCGATCAAGGCGCTGCGCCACCGCAagtcccgcgccgccggcgattGCCGCGAGGGTGTCAGGTGA